The sequence TGAGTCAGTTTAATGAGCGCGTTGTACTGCAAGCAATACGATTTCACGGCAGTATGCCAAAAGCTGACCTTGCCCGACTCACCAAGCTCAGTACGCAAACGATCTCAATCATCATTAATCGTCTGCTCGAAGAAGGATTGGTGATAAAGCTTGCACCGTTGCGCGGCAAGGTTGGCCAACCATCCGTCCCGATAGCGCTCAATCCGGACGGTGCTTTTTCTATTGGTATCAAGATTGGTCGCCGTAGTCTGGACGTGTTGCTGGTCGACTTTGTCGGAAACGCACGCGAGCGGTCATCGTTGTCGTACGCGTTTCCCGACGCCGATGTGTTGTTTAACGAAATTGAACAGCAACTCAAGAATATGAATGGGCTGCTGGGTCCTAGACGCGCAGGGCGACTCAGCGGTATCGGTATCGCAGCACCGTTGGCGTTGGGTGGGTGGCAAACGCTTCTCGGCATGCCTCCCGAGCAAGCCGAAAAATGGAAGCAGCTTGATATCAGGGAACGCGTGCAAGGAATGACAAACCTGCCGGTCGAGTTCGCCAAAGACACTGCGGCAGCCTGTGTTGCGGAACTGGTCGCTGGGCGTGGCAGAAGTATTAAAAGTTTCTTGTATGTGTTTGTTGATACCTTTATCGGCGGCGGCCTTGTCATCGACAGTCATTTGCGAGGCGGTCTTCATGGG is a genomic window of Glaciimonas sp. CA11.2 containing:
- a CDS encoding ROK family transcriptional regulator, with amino-acid sequence MKNEHTESSVSQPVDDDSEWLRPRGSNQIGMSQFNERVVLQAIRFHGSMPKADLARLTKLSTQTISIIINRLLEEGLVIKLAPLRGKVGQPSVPIALNPDGAFSIGIKIGRRSLDVLLVDFVGNARERSSLSYAFPDADVLFNEIEQQLKNMNGLLGPRRAGRLSGIGIAAPLALGGWQTLLGMPPEQAEKWKQLDIRERVQGMTNLPVEFAKDTAAACVAELVAGRGRSIKSFLYVFVDTFIGGGLVIDSHLRGGLHGNAGALASIPLGLAKSDSKTAPDQLLSDASLFKLEQLFGAAGLDQAACFDARALQAPWVTHTRAWLDDAARAIALAINSATCLLDLDKIIIDGSCDRTLLEKLLEEVEISLGYYNWEGVMRPEILAGTIGSDARAIGGALLPLYANFAPDRDLFLKLSN